One genomic window of Nakamurella panacisegetis includes the following:
- a CDS encoding TetR family transcriptional regulator: MVSAISSQSTAQPARSRRRPPQPAEDLTRESVIEVALNMADTQGIDKVTIRGLAQHFGVTPMALYWHVKNKDELLAAMGDQVFAGIEIPDEDGRPWHETYRTLLERLLAALRSHPGAMDLVGARVLHNEKGLDLTERALSLLRGAGLSVQASADIARASLQTMMMLVSVQPGAEYGFPQSQWDELKARKRAGLAALPRDRYPLLLESASALIECEDDATYFGAGIDLFMAGVKAQVAAL, encoded by the coding sequence ATGGTTTCGGCAATCAGTTCGCAGAGCACGGCCCAACCGGCCAGATCCCGTCGTCGGCCACCCCAGCCGGCCGAGGATCTGACCAGGGAGTCGGTCATCGAGGTCGCCCTGAACATGGCCGACACCCAGGGAATCGACAAGGTGACCATCCGCGGCTTGGCCCAGCACTTCGGGGTGACGCCGATGGCTCTGTACTGGCACGTCAAGAACAAGGACGAACTGCTCGCGGCCATGGGCGACCAGGTGTTCGCCGGCATCGAGATCCCGGACGAGGACGGCCGTCCCTGGCACGAGACCTATCGCACTCTGCTGGAACGACTGCTCGCCGCCCTTCGCTCGCATCCGGGCGCGATGGACCTCGTCGGCGCCCGGGTGCTGCACAACGAGAAGGGGCTCGACCTCACCGAGCGTGCCCTGTCCCTGCTGCGCGGGGCGGGACTGTCGGTGCAGGCCAGTGCCGACATCGCCCGGGCTTCGCTGCAGACCATGATGATGCTCGTCTCCGTCCAGCCCGGCGCGGAATACGGCTTCCCCCAGTCACAATGGGACGAACTCAAGGCTCGGAAGCGGGCCGGCCTGGCCGCGCTCCCGCGCGACCGGTACCCGTTGCTGCTGGAGTCGGCGTCCGCCCTGATCGAGTGCGAGGACGACGCGACGTACTTCGGTGCCGGAATCGACCTGTTCATGGCCGGGGTCAAGGCGCAGGTCGCGGCGCTGTAG
- a CDS encoding DoxX family protein, with amino-acid sequence MNRRPSGTTVVLIALFAGSGVLHFRRPRPFVGIVPKMLPRKEELVAISGAVELASAVLLAVPRTRRIGGLLSAALLIAVFPANVSMALRSGNRPLWFRIAAWARLPLQVPLIGWATRA; translated from the coding sequence ATGAACCGCCGGCCGTCAGGCACCACCGTTGTGTTGATCGCGCTGTTCGCCGGATCCGGGGTGCTGCACTTCCGCCGCCCCCGGCCGTTCGTGGGCATCGTGCCGAAGATGTTGCCCCGCAAGGAAGAGCTGGTGGCGATCAGTGGGGCCGTCGAGTTGGCGAGCGCGGTGCTGTTGGCCGTGCCTCGCACTCGTCGAATCGGTGGGCTGCTCTCGGCCGCGCTGCTGATCGCCGTGTTCCCGGCCAACGTGTCGATGGCGCTCCGCTCCGGGAACCGACCGTTGTGGTTCCGGATCGCGGCATGGGCCCGGCTCCCACTGCAGGTGCCGCTGATCGGGTGGGCGACCCGGGCCTGA
- a CDS encoding oxidoreductase codes for MDTGLRGRRAVVTGASKGIGLAIVESLAAEGAHVIAGARHSSPRLDALVAAGSVTAARVDLATPDGPQHLIDQALAGGGVDILVNNVGAVTPRVDGFLAVTDEQWMDSMNLTFMAAVRSVRAVLPGMLAAGSGTIVTVASVNSFLPDPGVIDYCAAKAALANFSKALSKEVGPLGIRVNTVSPGPVETDLWLAEGGVADAISGASGQDPATIVAAATAGTATGRFTQPQEVADLVVLLAGTRAANVTGADFVIDGGLTSTL; via the coding sequence ATGGACACCGGACTTCGTGGCCGTCGGGCAGTGGTCACCGGGGCCAGCAAGGGTATCGGTCTGGCCATCGTCGAATCACTGGCCGCCGAGGGCGCGCATGTGATCGCCGGGGCTCGGCACAGCAGCCCGCGCCTGGACGCTCTGGTCGCCGCCGGGTCGGTGACCGCGGCCCGAGTCGATCTGGCGACGCCCGACGGACCGCAGCACTTGATCGACCAGGCCCTCGCCGGTGGTGGCGTCGACATCCTGGTCAACAACGTGGGTGCGGTGACGCCGCGGGTCGACGGGTTCCTGGCCGTCACCGACGAGCAGTGGATGGACTCCATGAACCTCACGTTCATGGCCGCGGTTCGGTCCGTTCGCGCCGTGCTCCCGGGGATGCTGGCCGCCGGCTCCGGAACGATCGTCACGGTGGCCTCGGTGAATTCGTTCCTGCCCGATCCGGGTGTCATCGACTACTGCGCAGCCAAGGCGGCGCTGGCCAATTTCAGCAAGGCGCTGTCCAAAGAGGTTGGGCCGCTGGGGATCCGGGTCAACACGGTCAGTCCCGGCCCGGTCGAGACCGATCTGTGGCTGGCGGAAGGGGGAGTGGCCGATGCCATCTCCGGAGCGTCCGGTCAGGACCCGGCGACGATCGTCGCGGCGGCCACGGCCGGTACGGCCACCGGCCGGTTCACCCAACCGCAGGAGGTGGCGGATCTGGTCGTGCTGCTCGCCGGCACACGCGCGGCCAATGTGACAGGGGCCGACTTCGTCATCGACGGCGGTCTGACCAGCACGCTGTGA
- a CDS encoding alpha/beta fold hydrolase, which translates to MAVSGRSVVFVHGLWLHASSWRPWVEKFAAAGYSPVAPGWPGEAETVQGSRDNPDAIAGHGIDEVVEHYRAIIDTLETRPILIGHSFGGTLVEKMLGLNMGVAAVAIDAAPIKGVLPLPISSLRASFPVLKNPSNAGKAVSLTPEQFRYAFGNAIPEEESDELYQKWSIPAPGKPLFQAATANFNPHSETAVDTENSERGPLLLIMGGQDHTVPEAITKSTLKQYKHSTAVTELRGFADRGHSLTIDHGWVEVAAAGLEFLARHGL; encoded by the coding sequence ATGGCTGTATCCGGCCGATCCGTTGTCTTCGTCCATGGACTGTGGTTGCACGCGTCGTCGTGGCGACCCTGGGTCGAGAAATTCGCGGCGGCCGGGTATTCGCCCGTGGCGCCCGGTTGGCCCGGTGAGGCCGAGACGGTGCAGGGATCACGCGACAATCCCGACGCCATCGCCGGGCACGGGATCGACGAGGTCGTGGAGCACTACCGGGCGATCATCGACACCCTGGAGACGAGACCGATCCTGATCGGGCACTCCTTCGGCGGCACGCTGGTCGAGAAGATGCTCGGGCTGAACATGGGGGTGGCGGCCGTCGCCATCGATGCCGCCCCGATCAAAGGCGTTCTGCCGCTGCCCATTTCGTCGTTGCGGGCCTCTTTCCCGGTGTTGAAGAACCCGTCCAACGCCGGCAAGGCGGTGTCGCTCACGCCCGAGCAGTTCCGTTATGCGTTCGGCAATGCGATTCCCGAGGAGGAGTCGGACGAGTTGTACCAGAAGTGGAGCATTCCGGCCCCGGGTAAGCCGCTCTTTCAGGCGGCCACGGCCAATTTCAATCCGCATTCGGAGACGGCCGTCGACACGGAGAATTCCGAGCGGGGTCCATTGTTGCTGATCATGGGCGGCCAGGATCACACGGTTCCCGAGGCCATCACCAAATCAACTCTGAAGCAGTACAAGCATTCCACTGCGGTCACCGAACTGAGGGGATTCGCCGACCGGGGGCACTCGCTGACCATCGACCACGGGTGGGTCGAGGTGGCCGCCGCCGGCCTCGAGTTTCTCGCCCGACACGGTCTGTAG
- a CDS encoding TetR/AcrR family transcriptional regulator → MTDAPEAKITHSRPHQVGRPSAARSRILTTADRLFYEEGIRSVGVHRVVDESAVTRVTLYRHFPSKDDLVVAYLQNRAAANEAAITAMLAEHAGDPRAGLRGMAEMVAAGGFADEHNGCAFINASAEHLDRSHPARAVATRHRKWIIDRTADLLRELGHPTPEAMAQILMMLRTGAVVGASLDDSPGIETNFLRAWDALVATI, encoded by the coding sequence GTGACCGACGCGCCCGAGGCGAAGATCACGCACAGCCGGCCCCACCAGGTCGGGAGACCGTCGGCGGCCCGGTCCCGCATCCTGACCACGGCCGACCGGCTGTTCTACGAAGAGGGCATCCGGAGCGTGGGTGTCCATCGGGTGGTGGACGAGTCCGCCGTTACCCGGGTGACCCTGTACCGCCACTTTCCGTCGAAGGACGACCTCGTGGTCGCCTACCTGCAGAACCGCGCCGCCGCCAACGAGGCGGCCATCACCGCGATGCTGGCCGAGCACGCCGGTGATCCCCGCGCCGGCCTGCGCGGCATGGCCGAGATGGTCGCCGCCGGCGGGTTCGCCGACGAGCACAACGGGTGCGCCTTCATCAACGCCTCGGCCGAGCATCTCGACCGGAGCCATCCGGCCCGCGCGGTGGCCACCCGGCACCGCAAGTGGATCATCGACCGCACGGCCGACCTGTTGCGTGAACTCGGTCATCCCACGCCGGAGGCGATGGCCCAGATCCTGATGATGCTGCGGACCGGAGCGGTCGTCGGGGCGTCCCTGGATGATTCGCCCGGGATCGAGACGAACTTCCTGCGCGCTTGGGACGCCCTTGTTGCGACCATCTGA
- a CDS encoding esterase/lipase family protein: protein MASAPSRDTASSRSGNAPPSASGHTVPSALPAAGLAGVNVEGCRSKDRPVVLLHGTFSTLASNFSALVPALRADGRCVYGIDYGNGGVDSIESSAAEIAAFVETVSADTAATTIDVIAYSQGGLVLRTALRRDGLADRVSTAVLLAPSWNGTTSPLAGALPASICPACADQIAGSALLKELDRGGDLDGAVRYAEVSTTGDTVVTPIASQIPAGPADRVRSIVVERQCPNLRTDHVHLPAVRGVINWTLAALATGGRPPARALTC, encoded by the coding sequence GTGGCGTCAGCGCCGTCCCGGGACACCGCCTCGTCCCGGTCCGGAAACGCCCCGCCGTCGGCGTCCGGGCACACGGTGCCCTCCGCTCTGCCGGCGGCCGGCCTGGCCGGGGTGAACGTCGAAGGCTGTCGCAGCAAGGACCGCCCGGTGGTGCTGCTGCACGGCACGTTCTCCACGCTGGCCTCGAATTTCTCGGCCCTCGTTCCGGCCCTGCGGGCCGATGGCCGGTGCGTCTACGGGATCGACTACGGCAACGGCGGCGTGGACTCGATCGAGTCATCGGCCGCCGAGATCGCCGCCTTCGTCGAAACGGTCAGTGCGGACACCGCCGCGACGACGATCGACGTGATCGCCTACTCCCAGGGCGGCCTGGTCCTGCGGACGGCGCTCCGGCGCGACGGGCTGGCCGACCGGGTCAGTACCGCTGTGCTGCTGGCCCCGTCGTGGAACGGCACCACGTCCCCGCTGGCCGGAGCGCTCCCGGCCAGCATCTGTCCGGCGTGCGCGGACCAGATCGCCGGGTCGGCCCTGTTGAAGGAGCTCGATCGAGGCGGTGATCTGGACGGGGCGGTCCGCTACGCGGAGGTCTCGACCACCGGCGACACCGTCGTCACGCCGATTGCGTCGCAGATACCGGCCGGGCCCGCGGACCGAGTCCGGTCGATCGTGGTCGAACGGCAGTGCCCGAATCTGCGGACCGACCACGTGCATCTGCCCGCGGTCCGCGGTGTGATCAACTGGACCCTGGCCGCTCTGGCCACCGGCGGGCGACCGCCGGCCAGGGCCCTGACCTGCTGA
- the rpsT gene encoding 30S ribosomal protein S20 — MANIKSQIKRIRTNEQARLRNKSVKSALKTAIRRVKAATASGDKSAAQTELVAATRSLDKAVSKGVIHANQAANRKSALAQQVNAL; from the coding sequence GTGGCCAACATCAAGTCCCAGATCAAGCGCATCCGCACCAACGAGCAGGCTCGCCTGCGCAACAAGTCCGTGAAGTCGGCGCTGAAGACCGCGATCCGTCGCGTCAAGGCCGCCACCGCTTCCGGCGACAAGTCCGCTGCGCAGACCGAACTGGTCGCCGCGACCCGCAGCCTCGACAAGGCCGTGTCGAAGGGCGTCATCCACGCGAACCAGGCCGCGAACCGCAAGTCCGCGCTGGCCCAGCAGGTCAACGCGCTCTGA
- the holA gene encoding DNA polymerase III subunit delta has protein sequence MLVLGDEPLLVDRAIMSAVTAARRADPDVERREALATALTPMEFSDLVAPSLFAEPRVVVIRQAHESSKEIAAALGHYATDPVEGVVLVVQHAGGARNKALADGLRKAGAAVMTCNKLTKPAERIEFVRHEIRSAGGTTTPDAVAAIVDAIGSDLRELAAAASQLVADTGGMVDESAVRRYHRGRAEVSGFAVADLAVAGDVPGALEALRWAIGVGVAPVLVADALADGIRTVAKVSGARPGNGYALSGELGMPPWKIDRARTAARHWTEPGLARAMEVVADLNGAVKGLAVDADYALEKAVMDLSRARRLR, from the coding sequence ATGTTGGTGCTCGGCGACGAGCCGCTCCTGGTCGACCGGGCGATCATGTCAGCGGTGACGGCGGCCCGTCGGGCCGATCCGGACGTGGAACGGCGGGAGGCGCTGGCCACGGCGCTGACGCCGATGGAATTCTCCGACCTGGTCGCACCCAGCCTGTTCGCTGAACCACGGGTGGTGGTGATCCGCCAGGCCCACGAGTCATCGAAGGAGATCGCGGCCGCGCTGGGCCACTACGCCACCGATCCGGTGGAAGGCGTCGTACTGGTCGTCCAGCACGCCGGCGGAGCGCGGAACAAGGCGCTCGCCGACGGGTTGCGCAAGGCCGGCGCGGCGGTCATGACGTGCAACAAGTTGACCAAGCCGGCCGAACGCATCGAATTCGTCCGGCACGAGATCCGGTCCGCCGGCGGGACCACCACACCGGACGCAGTGGCGGCGATCGTCGACGCGATCGGGTCGGACCTGAGAGAACTGGCCGCGGCCGCGAGCCAGTTGGTGGCCGACACCGGAGGCATGGTCGACGAGTCGGCGGTCCGCCGGTACCACCGGGGCCGGGCCGAGGTCAGTGGATTTGCCGTGGCCGACCTGGCCGTGGCCGGTGACGTGCCGGGCGCGCTGGAGGCCCTGCGGTGGGCGATCGGGGTGGGAGTGGCGCCGGTGCTGGTCGCCGACGCGCTGGCCGACGGGATCCGGACGGTGGCCAAGGTGTCCGGCGCCCGCCCGGGCAACGGGTACGCGCTGTCCGGGGAACTGGGCATGCCGCCGTGGAAGATCGACCGGGCCCGCACCGCCGCCCGGCACTGGACGGAACCGGGTCTGGCCCGGGCGATGGAGGTGGTGGCCGACCTGAACGGCGCGGTGAAGGGGTTGGCCGTCGACGCCGACTACGCGTTGGAGAAGGCCGTCATGGACCTGTCGAGGGCCCGCCGCCTTCGCTGA
- a CDS encoding peptidylprolyl isomerase produces MRPIRHAVAAVLSLLLVTSCASNSGSTSNRAVAASTSAASSSSPAGAGATCSYPSDGSTPAKAVTPPAASEPNSGTVDATISLTQGEVKIAMNRATTPCTIGSFVHLATTGYFDDTKCHRLTTSTSLQVLQCGDPTGTGSGTPGYSFADETNSSMTYPAGTVAMANAGPDTNGSQFFLVYAKSQLPPDYTVFGKITSGLDVLTKIAAAGVTGGGTDGAPSSAVTITKITVHS; encoded by the coding sequence GTGCGCCCGATTCGTCACGCCGTCGCCGCTGTCCTGTCGCTCCTGTTGGTGACGTCGTGCGCGTCCAACTCCGGCAGCACGTCCAACCGCGCCGTCGCCGCGTCGACGTCCGCGGCGAGCAGCTCGTCCCCGGCCGGAGCGGGGGCGACCTGTTCCTACCCGTCCGACGGCAGTACCCCGGCCAAGGCAGTCACTCCCCCGGCCGCCTCCGAGCCCAACAGCGGCACGGTCGACGCGACCATCAGCCTGACCCAGGGCGAGGTCAAGATCGCGATGAACCGCGCCACGACCCCTTGCACCATCGGCAGTTTCGTTCATCTGGCCACCACCGGCTACTTCGACGACACGAAATGCCACCGGCTCACCACGAGCACGTCCCTGCAGGTCCTGCAGTGCGGGGATCCGACCGGGACCGGAAGCGGCACGCCCGGCTACAGCTTCGCCGACGAGACCAACTCCTCGATGACCTACCCGGCCGGGACGGTGGCCATGGCCAATGCGGGCCCGGACACCAACGGCTCGCAGTTCTTCCTGGTCTATGCGAAGTCGCAGCTGCCGCCGGACTACACGGTGTTCGGCAAGATCACCTCCGGCCTGGACGTGCTGACCAAGATCGCGGCCGCCGGCGTGACCGGCGGAGGCACCGACGGCGCGCCGTCGTCCGCGGTCACCATCACCAAGATCACGGTGCATTCGTGA